The Phaseolus vulgaris cultivar G19833 chromosome 10, P. vulgaris v2.0, whole genome shotgun sequence DNA window TGTTCCGTATATAGATAAGACCATCTCTAGTTTTTGAAAACTCATAGTAGTATTTATAGACAAAAGTATTCAATTATtggagaaaaaataatatatttttaatatcgaATCGGGATCAAcatagaaatatttaaaaataattgaaaaaataatatgatttaTTAATTTGTGCATTTTAGTTATTTGATCATGTCCCCTTCCTCCTTGTCTTGGGGCATCTTTGGCTTTACTAGAGAAAGTCCGCCATAAAAAAGTCTTTATCTTCTCGTCGTGAATCATATTCCTTCCAGATTTTCAACCTGACATTTGTTAACCCGATTCCAACATTAAAAATGGTACATTTTAGTTGTTTATACttaacatattatttttttgtatggTCTAAAAATTCATTTCgaacaaaatataaatgatgTAAAATTGTCACAtgaaaaattaacataaatttggtatgattaaaaaaaaattaatatttataattataaaagatGTGTGcgaaaattataaaacaataaatctaaataaataaataaagtgaaaTTGTCCATAAAATGAGTGCGTAACAAATATTAAACGATTTTACGGTAATatgaatagaaaaaataatattaaaacaatgtttaaaaattaataataattatatagtCAAATATctgagttaaaaaataaaaataatctaatattatcgataaatgaaaaattattaaataaaaataataatatttaagtatttataattataaaaaattaattaaaaattaatttttatattaaatttaaataataatattatgtttatatttatttttttataattaatattatgattatataaatttaatttttattataaataattatttttatttttattatattataatttaatttaatttttattttcttttattaataatattattaaatatttttattataaatttatttaaatttatttatattatataatcgattataatataatctataatcgattatattttatatataataatattaatataataattaataaattaatatattttatagttaatttcatatttaaatacatattttaagtTAGTGGTGATTAAAAATATGAGATAGTGTTTGCATAATCCATTATTTAAGTTTGTGTAAACAAAAAGCTAAAGACAACATAGTAAGAAACCAAAAAAACTACCATTTTGTCGTTTGCATTTCAGCGTTTTTCAATAGATGCAAGACCACACCACCATTTTCATCTGCATGAACAGTGCAAACAAAGACAGAATAAATCTTCATCAAAAGTTTTAATTTCCCCACCAGAAAGATTTTCCACTTTGTTGTTTAAGCTACAAGAGGATGCTGGAAGCATTTAATTGGAGTCAAAAGTGATTAATAGAAAGAAAACACGTTAGTGGTAAGTGCAAATCAAAAAGGACCTTTTTGGATACCAATGATGAAGTGAAATCATAATAAATCCACTGCAATCTAGTGCAAAGATTCTGCATATCTTACAACTTGTTTGAATATCATGATGATTCAACAACCATTTTTCTTCCTGAGTCAATCTTTTTCTAGTCCTAGAAATCACTTTCTCACATTGTTTTCTGGTTTTCCAAGTCATGGAATGTCTTCATGCATCAATCTTGGGTAGCCAAAAGCATGATTAGGATAATCTACAATTTCAGAGCACACATAtcagaaagaagaagaaaaaacatctccaaacATTTCTGACAAACTATAACATGATTCTTCAAAAAAATGGATACACACTACTTTCCTTATTATAATGTTACAATATACATGTTGGTGTCCATTTTTCCAATAGACAAGTTTGAAACacaactattttaaaaacaagaacaaaaaagTCATCTCTAGAAACTTAAACCACAATACTATATTAAAAAGGTACAAAACTTCAAACCTTATGCATCATTTTATTAGTGTCCATCCTTCCATGTATGTACAGAATATGAGCATGGAATAAATGCAACAAACCTCATGCATGTCTATTTTGATACATTTATGTACTCATTTCACAGATGTTTTAGGACAAATATTTTTGCACATGTGAACgcattattatattcatatctGAATTTGACAAATGCAGAGCCGCTAAAAGTGTCTATATGGTTTGTACTTTGTTGATATGTTTGTCTTTTACTTAAGCAGCTAGATATACATTTTGACTAAGTACTTAGTCAAATCTTTTCACAGAAGAAAGAGAGTTCCATGCATAACGGAATATGCAAACTAATTGTGGTTGAGATGCTTGTTTCCCAGCCTGTCTTTCTGACTCTGAAGGCATATTATAAAAGTGGCAACTAAACTAATGAAAAAAAGTATCTTCATTCTTCAACATCTTCAATCTTTCATTAGTCTCTCTGCTACCATTTTGTTGTTATCCCTTCATCACTTTCTCACTCTCATATATATCCCAATTATACCAACTTTATCTGTTAACTATGTGAAATAAGAAATTCCACAAGAAGGTGAGAAAAAGTGTATGCACTTTTAGCAACAGAATAGGTATATCTTTATTCGACCCTTGTGCATGTAGCCTTTTATTTATAGCCTTTTTCAACAAGTCATGGTCATAGACACATGTTAGCATATTACCACTCAGTTTGAAAATCttatattaaatgaatttttaagTAATTACTGCAAAGATCAACATACTTAGCACTCatgttaatttataataaaatcacACTATTAAACCTTTTTATCTATTTCATATCCTAATTCCTTTTGACTCTAAGCAGAATACCAAGAAGTTAGTTTGGTGTATATAGCTTTATGGTGTATATCTTTGTTGGCACTTCCCCACTtgattgataaaaataatagacTTGTCTTATCTATACTCTGTCTTATACCTGTATTCTGATTTAAAGGTTCTGACCAAACTTCTATATATTAAATACCTCAAGACTTTGGTGGCAGCATAGCATATCTCTTCTCCACATCTTAGACATAATGTCTAAGTCTGAATATGTTGTTGAGCTTCCTATTATAGACATTTCTCAGCCATTACAGCCATCTTCTCTAACCTCTCTCTCTAAAGCCTGCAAAGATTGGGGATTTTTCCACATAATCAATCATGGGATCTCCAAAGATCTTTGCAGCCAGATCCATTATTTATCTAAATGCCTCTTCAGCCTCCCTTCTGAGGCTAAACTTAAACTTGGTCCTTTCTCCTCTATAAAGTCTTACACCCCTCACTTCATTGCTTCTCCATTCTTTGAGAGCCTCAGAATTAATGGACCAAACTTCTATGTTTCTGCTAAGAGTTCTGAAGACATCCTCTTTGACAAACAGAATTCCAAATTCAGGTAATGCATAACAAGCTTGTCTATGATGCCTAATTTATTCTTCTGTTTCCATTTAACCAGAGAATAATATTGTTTCCTTTTATGGGTTGAACAGTGAGACACTGCAGGAATATTGCAGTAAGATGGCTGATTTGTCTGAGAGAATTCTAAAGCTTGTGCTGATGAGCTTAGAGGATGGCTTTGATAAGCTCTTTCATGATTCTGAATTCAACAAGTGTCAAGGTTACTTAAGGATAAACAACTATTCTGCTCCAGAAAGTTTGGAGGATGATGTTGAGGGGCTTGGAATGCACACTGATATGAGTTGTATCACCATCTTATTTCAAGATGAAATAGGAGGGCTTCAAGTGAAGTCACAAGATGGAAAGTGGATAGACATTAGCCCTTCTGAGGGGACCCTAGTGGTGAACATAGGGGATATGATGCAAGCATGGAGCAATGATAAACTAAGGTCTTCTGAACATAGAGTTGTTTTGAAGCAGCCTGTGAACAGATTTTCCTTGGCTTTCTTTTGGTGCTTTGAGGATGAGAAGGTGGTCATGGCACCAGACCAAGTTGTTGGAGAAGGAAACAAGAGGATCTACAATCCATTTGTTTGCTCAGAATACTTGAAATTCAGAGAGAACAATCAAAGAGGAAGGTTTGAAAAGGTGGGGTATACAGTTAAGGATTTTGCTGGAATCAGGtctcaaaaagttgaaaatcaaTTCATCACACACAGTAATTTATGCTTGCTGTGACTTACATTTTGATGGTGATCTTTGTATACAAAATAAGTAGACAGAAAGACTTTGTTGGTCTTCAAATAATTTGTTCTGTTCTTGCTGTTCATTTGTTGGTTGTACATAGCATTTATTCAGCAAACAGTAATATTAGTCCACTACCAGATAACTGTGCCATTGTTATTCACAAAAACCCTTCCTTTGCATGCACTGAAACTTTTTCTATCAGTAACATGATTAATTGATGTGTAAATAATCACTTCAGTATAAATTGTGTCTACACATGTTCATTTTCAAAAACTCTGGTTGAGTTAACTAAAATGtataataaaacaaacaaaatagcATAAATTCCATAATacttcataaaatattttgtttaataaagtaatatttaactaaatttaCAAAAACAAAATCTAAGAAAAGAAGCACCAATCCAGTGGGTCTTGACTTGTTGAGATGATGAGTTATACATTATGAAAAGATCAAATCACTTTAATTGTTTTGAAAGGTTAGGTAAGTTGGTAATGTAGGAGTTTTAATATCTTAATATAAAACTTagatattgtaaaaaaaagttttattaaaGCATAATGATGTTACATAATGTAAAACTGATttctattaattaaaaaaaataaattgatattaTCCTATTCAAGAATATAACAATTTTGACAAAACAATTTTTGCAGATTTTGGCCTCCAAAAATATTTATCACTGTTACATGAATTCCAGAAAccttctaaaatagtttctgaaATTTTCAATAGTTTGGCATAAatctctaattttaaaatttattattttggtttcttttaCTGTAACAGCACTGTATTTTCATAGTTAATATTATCACTTTAagtttttgaattaaaatatataaaaagtatactttttaattttttttaatttgtattactGTAATAACAttgtattttcataaatttaaaatgatgatttattcatatttttgtcttcaaattttaaaaacatactTTTTAAAAACCGAAATTCACTTACTTACAAGTgattcaaaaaattatataaaataactactataaactaatttatgtataaattattgttaatatatatatatagaatttTTTCCTTATTAACTTTTCTCTCATCTCAGTTTTGAAATGACATCACCTTAATGATGTAAAAGTAAAGTCTTTTAAAATGATTAGCATGTTCATAGTGCACCATCTTTAATGGCCATATTTTGTtaacttttttccttttttgatgaatatttttttgtctttatgaGATGCTTAAGACTAAGATTgcattaattttgattttgtatTGTCATTAGCTGCTAATTACCCATATCACATGCTTCACGACACTCATtcataatcataaaaataatcttattctTATCTCATTCTCTTTCTTCACCATCACAccatattaattatgattaaacctaaactattttatttccttcttttcaacaattctttctttaattttcatGCCAAGTGTGATCACAATCATTAATTCATTATTTTGGCAGCTCCTCACATTACgcaattctaaataaataagttCAACTAAGAATTGTTGTGATTTTgctgaatttaattttaatcaaaataaattttgattagATTTTACATAgttgaattcaaaattttaaaacactAGTGAACAacgtttataaataaaaattaattttacgaaaaaaaattatttgtacaaataaaataattaattaattaatcaatggTCAATCATTTCATCACTCATAAAAATCTTAGTTGAGTTCATGATTAATCAATCTACTTCCCAAAAGATTGGTGGTCGTTGAAATATGCCATCATTAAGTATATTACTTTTGTGGTTGAGAAAATAGAATATTATCATATGGTTATTATAGTAAAAGGATCCACAAAGATATCTAAAGGATGAgacataaaaacaaaatatagccaatttttaatatatatatatatatatataacattaaatatgtatcatatattaataaattgttAGTCTAATtgaagtaaaataaattaaacccAATAATAATGAGAATTTTTGGATATTTTTTGTGTTTGTCACGAAAAGTTAATTTTGGTATCATGAGTTGAAAATTTGACATCACAACCatttcaaagcatttaatattttaattaagagGTCAAATACACTGATCTAATATAACTTAATCTTTCGTgaatcatattttatataatttattattggtCAGATAGATTAGATcgaattaatttatttattgtttaaatttatgTTAGTTTTGGAAAATTAATGTGATCATATTCAATTAAAAGTTTATAAGTTTGATTTAATCTATTTAATTCGGTGAAAtaagtttaatatatatatatatatatatatatatatataacactataagaaaatcatgaaatataaatcaatttgtagaaaccaaaataattagttacaatagtaactaaattagagaccattttagaaactaaaaagaaatttggtttctaaattagtttttattattttatattattgttaaatagtttctaaattggtatctaattagcaaccaagatttttgctaccatatttagaaactaaataattggtagttaaaaccttagttgctaattagataccaatttagaaactatttaacaataatataaaataatagaaactaatttagaaaccattttttttagtttctaaaatggtctctattttagtttctattgtaactaattattttggtctctaaaaattggtttctatttcataattttcttgtagtgatatatatatatatatatatatatatatataaaagtacatttttttcaaaattttaaaatagattctCACAAAAAATTATGATTCAATTTTTAGTAGAAATTAATCATCGATAAAATACATTAAGAAAATTGCACAACATTGGCTGAGTTAGGTTGTCATCTTCAATGATtaagaaatttcaaaaaaaattatataaccaTAATTTGCAcactaaataatatatattatagatgGTTAAAGACTGCACCCTGGAATTGAGCAAGATATCATAAATAAACAAGTTGATGGCACCACTAAGAATTATAAAGTAAATTTCACATTGAGAAAACAAATCCACACGAAATGGATCAAATAAaggataattttatttaattttatgtgaaatatatttgtttagtctatttttaattattaatattgttttgaTAAGTTGAATAATATAGTTACATTGTTTAAGAGTCGAGAGTtcaataacaataatttatatgcatttttttccttaactttctaatatatctttaaataacaaaacaaaactgTGACTAAACGCAATAGTAATTGATGTAAAAAATCAcagaaaattaaattacaaaatgGGAATATGGTAACAAGAAAGCAGTATTTTTAAACACAATAACAAAAATCAAGGTTCATACCAAGGACAAACATATTCTGTTAGGAAGCAAATAAATGTTCTAGAATTACAAAGTTGTTTAATCATATAAGTATTTACTATTACTAACACCATCATCACAAATCCAAACAGGCAAATCAAATATTTCCATATGCTTTCCAGAGTGCTTCTTTGATCATCCTCATTGGTGCTGTTGCTGCTCCTCGAAACTGGAAAACAAAAGTTCTCAAAGAGTTCAAACTTCTCTAATGGTTGAAAGTATTAAGAAACATAGATGCAAGTTACTCTTCTCTATTCCTTTCTGTAATGGAACAATGTTTCAATCATAAACACTGCACTGATGAAAAAAATGAGCATGACAAACCTTAGATTTTAGTGTCAATGAGAGAACACCATCACTTGTTGATGATTCAACTGTGTGAGCATCTAAATGGAGATTGTTAATGGTATCCATGATATCATAGAGTATGTATTCCCTGTAAGGACATTTCATCTCAATCAGAACCTCTTGCTCCTTTACCTTCACTTTCACATCCAATGCCTTTGCTTCTTCAGAAACAATTCTTTCTAGTTCTGTGTCTATTTCATCAATACCACTAGCCTTCCTCCTGTTCATCCAAGGTTTCACTGCCATGCAAATCTTTCTTGTGCCATAGTTATCAGACATCTGTTCTAGAACATCAGGGCATTTTCTCCTGGTTCTTGCTTCAGTATCTGCAACTTCCATGTAAGATTCTAGCTCTTCCACTCTT harbors:
- the LOC137819593 gene encoding gibberellin 20-oxidase-like protein, producing the protein MSKSEYVVELPIIDISQPLQPSSLTSLSKACKDWGFFHIINHGISKDLCSQIHYLSKCLFSLPSEAKLKLGPFSSIKSYTPHFIASPFFESLRINGPNFYVSAKSSEDILFDKQNSKFSETLQEYCSKMADLSERILKLVLMSLEDGFDKLFHDSEFNKCQGYLRINNYSAPESLEDDVEGLGMHTDMSCITILFQDEIGGLQVKSQDGKWIDISPSEGTLVVNIGDMMQAWSNDKLRSSEHRVVLKQPVNRFSLAFFWCFEDEKVVMAPDQVVGEGNKRIYNPFVCSEYLKFRENNQRGRFEKVGYTVKDFAGIRSQKVENQFITHSNLCLL